From the genome of Arthrobacter alpinus, one region includes:
- the moaC gene encoding cyclic pyranopterin monophosphate synthase MoaC, giving the protein MAIVTEPQTSSVLTHLRQDGTAQMVDVSAKAVTTRQATATGTVSTTAAVMALLGAGELPKGDALAVARVAGIMGAKKTPELIPLCHPLPISKVTVDFELGTGAVTILATVKTRGVTGVEMEALTAVSIAALSVYDMIKAVDKHAVISGIQVLAKSGGKSGDWTVPAAVPDESESPA; this is encoded by the coding sequence ATGGCTATTGTGACTGAACCCCAAACTTCCTCAGTATTAACACATTTGCGCCAAGACGGGACGGCCCAAATGGTTGATGTGTCCGCCAAAGCCGTGACCACCCGCCAGGCCACGGCCACAGGCACGGTGTCCACCACCGCCGCCGTCATGGCCCTGCTCGGTGCCGGCGAGCTACCCAAGGGCGACGCCCTGGCGGTGGCCCGCGTGGCAGGCATTATGGGGGCGAAGAAAACCCCCGAGCTGATCCCGCTGTGCCATCCGCTGCCCATCTCCAAGGTCACCGTCGATTTTGAGCTTGGGACCGGTGCCGTCACCATCCTGGCCACCGTGAAGACCCGAGGCGTGACGGGGGTAGAAATGGAAGCACTGACGGCCGTGTCCATTGCCGCGTTGAGCGTGTACGACATGATCAAGGCGGTGGACAAGCATGCAGTGATCTCCGGCATCCAGGTGCTGGCCAAGAGCGGCGGCAAGAGTGGCGACTGGACCGTGCCCGCTGCCGTCCCCGATGAAAGCGAGAGCCCCGCATGA
- a CDS encoding MogA/MoaB family molybdenum cofactor biosynthesis protein, producing the protein MSACEQANSLGAAGVVIASTRAALGVYEDKTGPIIADWLSEHGFDTGAPVVVPDGPSVGSALRALLSQRPAVVLTSGGTGLSPTDETPEMTRPFLEREIPGIMEAIRAAGLAKTPMAALSRGYAGSNGRTLIVNLPGSPAGVMDGLAVLDPIIKHLCEQLSGGNGH; encoded by the coding sequence ATGAGCGCCTGCGAACAGGCAAACTCCCTGGGTGCGGCCGGCGTGGTGATTGCCTCCACCCGTGCCGCCCTGGGTGTTTATGAGGATAAGACCGGACCCATCATTGCCGACTGGCTGAGCGAACACGGCTTCGACACCGGTGCCCCAGTGGTGGTTCCCGACGGCCCATCGGTGGGCTCGGCGCTACGGGCCCTGCTGAGCCAGCGCCCCGCCGTCGTGCTGACAAGCGGCGGCACCGGCCTGAGCCCCACGGACGAAACCCCGGAGATGACACGCCCATTTTTGGAACGCGAAATCCCCGGCATCATGGAGGCCATACGCGCCGCAGGACTGGCCAAGACGCCCATGGCCGCACTGAGCCGCGGGTATGCCGGCAGCAACGGGCGCACCTTGATCGTGAACCTTCCGGGCTCACCCGCGGGCGTCATGGACGGACTCGCGGTGCTGGACCCCATCATCAAGCACCTGTGCGAACAGTTGAGCGGCGGTAATGGGCACTAA
- the glp gene encoding gephyrin-like molybdotransferase Glp, which produces MRRTVVEHEIAVREELAKAWNGPDGALKNDAGTRVVLTEAVGRVLAAELLAPIDLPPFANSQMDGFALAAKPLYSQPKTVDSVKSTTFVVAASIPAGTAPAPLAPGTAAPIMTGAMMPDGANAVVPVEAALPAVFPEAGEAVSLPETQPGAFVRAQGSDLVRGSVAITAGTLLNAAHIGLASALGATTLLVRRQLRVLLVTTGDEVLLPGDPRAGDALPAGKIFDANMALLRANLMQSGVEVVVAPIVRDEPHALLELLDHYVIKEALPDGASRAAVDLIVTTGGISAGAYEVVKQALDGLEVEFVSVALQPGGPQALGSYKGVPFIGFPGNPVSGVVSFELFLRPALTALSGAPAPRPRVLATLAHALTSPDGKHQIRRGVYTGPGFESAASVREVGGPSSHLLGALAQANALIHIPAGVTELQAGAKVEVWLL; this is translated from the coding sequence ATGCGCAGAACAGTTGTGGAGCATGAAATTGCCGTGCGCGAGGAATTGGCGAAAGCCTGGAACGGCCCGGACGGTGCCCTGAAGAACGACGCCGGCACCAGGGTTGTGCTGACGGAGGCAGTGGGCCGGGTGTTGGCTGCCGAGTTGTTGGCTCCCATCGATCTACCACCCTTTGCCAACTCTCAAATGGACGGCTTCGCCCTGGCGGCTAAGCCCCTTTATAGCCAACCGAAAACAGTTGATTCAGTGAAATCAACCACTTTTGTGGTGGCGGCGAGTATTCCGGCCGGAACCGCACCTGCCCCCCTGGCTCCCGGAACAGCCGCACCCATCATGACCGGCGCCATGATGCCAGACGGGGCAAACGCCGTGGTCCCCGTGGAGGCGGCACTGCCAGCGGTGTTCCCCGAAGCGGGGGAAGCCGTGTCCCTGCCAGAAACACAACCTGGTGCTTTTGTCCGGGCACAAGGCAGTGACCTGGTGCGGGGCAGCGTGGCGATAACCGCCGGTACGCTCCTGAACGCCGCACATATTGGTCTGGCCTCGGCCTTGGGCGCCACCACCTTGCTCGTACGCCGGCAGCTGCGCGTACTGCTGGTGACCACCGGGGACGAGGTGCTGCTGCCAGGGGACCCGCGGGCCGGCGACGCGCTGCCAGCGGGCAAGATTTTTGACGCCAACATGGCGCTGCTGCGCGCAAACCTCATGCAATCCGGCGTCGAGGTGGTGGTAGCGCCCATTGTGCGGGATGAGCCACACGCGCTCCTGGAGCTGCTGGACCACTACGTGATAAAAGAGGCGCTCCCCGACGGCGCATCGAGGGCCGCGGTGGATCTGATCGTCACCACTGGGGGCATTAGCGCAGGTGCCTACGAGGTGGTGAAGCAGGCCCTTGACGGGCTCGAGGTGGAGTTTGTCTCGGTGGCGCTTCAACCGGGGGGCCCGCAGGCCCTGGGCAGCTACAAAGGGGTGCCGTTCATCGGCTTTCCGGGCAACCCCGTCAGCGGTGTGGTGTCCTTTGAACTGTTCCTGCGTCCGGCCTTGACAGCTTTGAGCGGTGCACCGGCCCCACGGCCCAGGGTCCTGGCCACCTTGGCCCACGCACTGACCTCGCCAGATGGCAAGCACCAGATCAGGCGCGGCGTGTACACCGGCCCTGGCTTTGAGTCGGCTGCCTCGGTACGGGAAGTAGGGGGACCGTCCTCGCACCTGCTCGGCGCCCTGGCACAGGCCAACGCACTGATTCACATCCCCGCCGGGGTCACCGAGTTACAGGCAGGGGCAAAGGTGGAAGTATGGCTATTGTGA
- a CDS encoding molybdenum cofactor biosynthesis protein MoaE: MGTNVEVVFAQLSTAPISVDAAIAAVESDTAGAVVTFSGVVRNHDGGKQVQRLRYSAHPLAHAVLGDVVSSLIAGAADPDGHPVRVWVSHRVGPLEIGEPALVCAVASSHRAEAFDLCSALVERIKAEVPIWKEQFFSDGSIEWVGAGTVPEQDGSAH, from the coding sequence ATGGGCACTAACGTCGAGGTGGTTTTCGCCCAATTGAGTACGGCCCCGATCTCCGTGGATGCAGCCATCGCCGCCGTTGAATCCGACACCGCCGGTGCGGTGGTCACCTTCAGTGGCGTGGTGCGCAACCACGACGGCGGCAAACAGGTTCAACGGCTGCGATACAGTGCGCATCCGCTGGCCCACGCGGTACTCGGTGATGTGGTGAGTAGCCTGATCGCCGGCGCTGCCGACCCAGACGGTCACCCCGTGCGCGTCTGGGTGTCGCACAGGGTGGGGCCGCTGGAGATCGGGGAACCGGCCCTGGTCTGCGCAGTGGCCTCCTCCCACCGGGCCGAGGCGTTTGACTTGTGCTCGGCACTGGTTGAACGCATCAAGGCCGAGGTCCCCATTTGGAAGGAACAGTTCTTCAGCGACGGTTCCATTGAATGGGTGGGCGCCGGGACTGTGCCGGAACAGGACGGGTCCGCTCACTGA